One window of Bacillus alkalicellulosilyticus genomic DNA carries:
- the wecB gene encoding non-hydrolyzing UDP-N-acetylglucosamine 2-epimerase — protein MKKLKLITIVGTRPEIIKLSEVIKKCDIYFEHILVHTGQNYDYTLNEVFFEELGIRHPDYFLGVVGDNLGHTMGNILAKSYDLMIELKPDALLVLGDTNSCLSVISAKRLKIPIFHLEAGNRCFDENLPEEINRRIVDHTSDVNLCYTEHARRYLNSEGVPKERTYVVGSPMAEVLGNNLHKINNSKVLSTLKLEKGKYILLSAHREENIDNENNFMALMNAVNAMAEVYDIPIIYSTHPRSKNIIEQRGFKFYKNVRSLPPFGFCDYNHLQQNAYCVVSDSGTVAEEASFFKFPAVSVRTSTERPEVFDKGNMIIGSITTEQVLQAVDMAVKMDASNHLGVDVPDYVDTNLSVKVVKLIQSYTGIVNRMVWRK, from the coding sequence ATGAAGAAATTAAAACTGATAACTATAGTAGGAACACGTCCAGAAATTATCAAATTATCAGAAGTAATTAAAAAGTGTGATATTTATTTTGAACACATACTAGTGCACACAGGACAAAATTATGACTATACACTTAATGAAGTGTTTTTTGAAGAATTAGGAATTAGACACCCAGATTATTTCCTAGGTGTTGTGGGGGATAATCTAGGTCATACAATGGGAAATATACTTGCTAAATCTTATGATTTAATGATAGAACTAAAACCTGACGCGCTTCTTGTGCTTGGTGATACTAATTCATGCTTAAGTGTAATTTCTGCAAAGAGATTAAAGATTCCTATCTTTCACCTGGAAGCGGGGAATAGATGTTTCGATGAGAATTTACCTGAAGAAATTAACAGACGAATAGTTGACCATACGAGTGACGTTAACCTTTGTTATACAGAACATGCAAGAAGATATTTAAACTCTGAAGGTGTGCCGAAAGAAAGAACGTATGTAGTAGGCTCACCAATGGCAGAAGTTCTAGGTAATAATTTGCATAAAATTAACAACAGTAAAGTTTTATCAACACTTAAGTTAGAAAAAGGAAAGTATATCCTACTTTCGGCGCATCGCGAGGAAAACATTGACAATGAAAATAACTTTATGGCTCTAATGAATGCAGTTAATGCGATGGCAGAAGTATACGATATACCCATCATTTATAGTACACATCCAAGAAGTAAAAATATTATTGAACAAAGGGGTTTTAAATTTTATAAAAATGTAAGAAGTCTACCTCCTTTTGGATTCTGCGATTATAATCATTTACAACAAAATGCATATTGTGTTGTCTCCGATAGTGGGACAGTTGCAGAGGAGGCAAGCTTTTTTAAATTTCCTGCAGTATCAGTAAGAACGAGTACAGAAAGACCTGAGGTATTCGATAAAGGAAATATGATAATCGGTAGTATCACAACAGAGCAGGTTCTTCAAGCAGTAGATATGGCGGTTAAAATGGATGCAAGTAATCATCTTGGGGTAGATGTTCCTGACTATGTAGATACAAACCTAAGTGTGAAAGTTGTGAAACTAATTCAAAGTTATACTGGAATTGTTAATAGAATGGTGTGGAGAAAGTAA
- a CDS encoding nucleotide sugar dehydrogenase, which translates to MSIYERIVNKEEKISVVGLGYVGMPLAVAFSKKVDVIGFDLSKRKIELYLSGIDPTNEVGNDVICDTNVEFTSNEEKLKDAKFHIVAVPTPINSDKTPDLTPVEGASTIIGRNLTRGSIVIYESTVYPGVTEDICIPILERESGLKCGEDFKVGYSPERINPGDKVHRLENIKKIVSGIDEETLEEVARVYEIVIEVGVHRAGSIKVAEAAKVVENSQRDINIAFMNELAMVFDRMGIDTKEVLDAMSTKWNALPFTPGLVGGHCIGVDPYYFLYEAERLGYHSQIILSGRKINDGMGKFVTDVIIKKLIHANKVVKQSKVVILGLTFKENTPDVRNSKVVDIISHLNDYGIKPIVVDPIANVDDAMHEYGIEITDISEVNDADCIVVAVAHDLIKNSIISKLDNLFGTSFPNEKVLIDVKSILDKDDMEKKGYVYWRL; encoded by the coding sequence ATGAGCATTTATGAAAGAATAGTTAACAAAGAGGAAAAAATTTCTGTTGTTGGATTAGGCTATGTAGGAATGCCGTTAGCTGTTGCTTTTTCAAAGAAAGTGGATGTGATAGGTTTTGACCTAAGTAAAAGAAAGATCGAGTTATACTTATCAGGAATCGACCCTACGAATGAGGTTGGAAATGATGTCATTTGTGATACGAATGTAGAATTTACATCGAATGAAGAGAAACTAAAAGATGCAAAATTTCATATAGTTGCTGTTCCTACACCTATCAATTCTGATAAAACGCCAGATCTTACTCCTGTAGAAGGTGCAAGCACAATAATAGGTCGTAACTTAACTAGAGGCTCTATTGTTATATACGAATCTACGGTTTACCCGGGTGTAACAGAGGATATATGTATTCCTATATTGGAGAGGGAGTCAGGACTTAAATGTGGTGAAGACTTTAAAGTTGGCTATTCTCCCGAACGTATTAATCCGGGTGATAAGGTTCATCGACTTGAAAATATAAAAAAAATTGTATCGGGTATAGATGAAGAAACGCTCGAAGAAGTAGCTAGGGTTTATGAAATTGTTATTGAAGTAGGTGTCCATAGAGCAGGTTCCATCAAAGTAGCAGAAGCTGCAAAGGTTGTAGAAAACAGCCAGCGAGATATTAACATTGCTTTTATGAACGAGCTCGCAATGGTGTTTGACCGTATGGGAATTGACACTAAGGAAGTTCTAGATGCAATGAGTACAAAGTGGAATGCACTCCCATTTACTCCTGGTTTAGTTGGTGGCCACTGTATTGGAGTAGATCCCTATTATTTTCTATATGAGGCTGAAAGATTAGGCTACCATAGTCAAATTATTCTTTCTGGAAGAAAAATAAATGATGGTATGGGTAAATTCGTTACGGACGTCATTATAAAAAAACTTATTCACGCAAATAAAGTAGTGAAGCAATCTAAAGTAGTGATATTAGGACTAACATTTAAAGAGAATACTCCTGATGTTAGAAATTCAAAAGTGGTCGATATTATATCACATTTAAATGATTATGGTATTAAACCAATTGTTGTAGACCCAATAGCAAACGTAGATGATGCGATGCATGAATATGGCATTGAGATTACGGATATTTCTGAGGTGAACGACGCAGATTGCATAGTAGTAGCAGTTGCACATGACCTAATTAAAAACTCTATCATTAGTAAGTTGGACAACTTGTTTGGAACGTCTTTTCCAAATGAAAAAGTACTTATTGATGTTAAAAGTATCTTAGATAAAGATGATATGGAGAAAAAAGGATATGTCTATTGGAGACTATAA
- a CDS encoding zinc ribbon domain-containing protein: protein MFCSKCGTKIEDNSNFCISCGSKVVSNIDSQNEIAITVHQMNNRNVESQGQEEKGSGGIFVVLGWIFFSISLLFFPIIFGPAASIMGVLARKKEKTQGTVLIVMGIVGMIVGMILGILVNVL, encoded by the coding sequence ATGTTTTGTTCAAAATGTGGAACTAAAATAGAGGATAATAGTAATTTTTGCATATCTTGTGGCTCGAAGGTGGTTAGCAATATTGATAGTCAAAATGAGATTGCTATTACAGTTCATCAAATGAATAACAGAAATGTAGAATCACAGGGTCAGGAGGAAAAAGGTAGTGGTGGGATATTTGTGGTATTGGGTTGGATATTCTTTTCTATTTCTTTGTTATTTTTCCCTATTATCTTTGGTCCGGCTGCGAGTATCATGGGTGTTCTAGCCAGAAAAAAAGAAAAAACGCAAGGTACAGTTCTAATTGTAATGGGTATCGTTGGAATGATTGTTGGAATGATACTTGGAATTCTAGTAAATGTATTATAA
- a CDS encoding glycosyltransferase family 4 protein: MKKHILVIAQYFYPEQFRINDICTEWVKRGYKVTVITGIPNYPQGKFYDGYSYFKKRREEYNGVDIIRIPLIPRGNSSITLALNYLSFVVSGFFWKALSKLKADYVYIFEVSPMTQALPGVWYAKKRKIPCYLYVTDLWPENVEIVAGIKNKSILNALGVMVDYIYKRCDRIFTSSRSFIEAIHQRGVELDKLEFWPQYAEDYYVPVNKEIASATEVPMDDTFNIIFAGNIGVAQGLDILPDVAKILKRSNIKVRFNIVGDGRYKETLINKVNNNNIQELFNFIPKQPATKIPELMAACDATLISLSKSKVFSMTLPAKTQSCLACGLPVIVSADGEIQQIINEAGAGVCSDAGETEKLAENIKILTSLSADELKTMSINALEYSKKTFDKNKLLERMDRWFNKTN, translated from the coding sequence ATGAAAAAACATATTTTAGTTATTGCTCAGTATTTCTATCCTGAGCAATTTCGGATTAACGATATATGTACGGAATGGGTAAAAAGAGGATACAAGGTAACTGTAATTACAGGAATACCTAATTATCCGCAAGGTAAGTTTTATGATGGATATAGCTATTTTAAGAAAAGAAGAGAAGAATATAACGGTGTAGACATTATTAGAATTCCTCTAATACCAAGAGGAAACAGTTCTATAACTCTAGCTTTAAATTATTTATCCTTTGTTGTATCAGGGTTCTTTTGGAAAGCCCTCTCAAAATTAAAAGCAGATTATGTATATATATTTGAAGTCTCTCCTATGACCCAAGCACTTCCAGGAGTTTGGTATGCAAAAAAGAGAAAAATACCTTGTTACTTGTATGTAACAGATCTTTGGCCCGAAAATGTTGAAATTGTAGCTGGTATAAAAAATAAATCTATCTTGAACGCTTTAGGTGTAATGGTTGATTATATATATAAGCGTTGTGATAGAATATTTACTTCTTCCAGAAGTTTTATAGAAGCCATCCATCAACGAGGAGTAGAGTTAGACAAACTAGAATTTTGGCCTCAATATGCAGAAGATTACTATGTTCCTGTTAATAAAGAAATTGCGTCAGCAACAGAAGTCCCTATGGATGATACTTTTAATATTATATTTGCAGGAAATATTGGTGTAGCCCAAGGATTAGATATACTACCTGATGTCGCAAAAATTTTAAAAAGAAGTAATATAAAAGTCCGGTTTAACATAGTTGGAGACGGGCGATATAAAGAGACCTTAATCAATAAGGTCAACAATAATAATATTCAAGAACTGTTTAATTTTATTCCTAAGCAACCGGCTACTAAAATCCCAGAACTTATGGCAGCTTGTGATGCTACATTAATTAGTCTTTCTAAGAGTAAGGTGTTTTCCATGACCTTACCAGCGAAAACTCAATCCTGTTTAGCTTGTGGTCTGCCAGTGATAGTCTCTGCTGATGGAGAGATACAACAGATCATCAATGAAGCTGGTGCAGGAGTTTGTAGTGATGCTGGAGAAACAGAAAAATTAGCTGAAAATATTAAAATATTAACGTCATTGTCTGCAGATGAATTAAAAACTATGTCTATTAATGCGCTTGAGTACTCTAAAAAAACATTTGATAAAAACAAACTATTAGAAAGAATGGATAGATGGTTTAACAAAACTAATTAG
- a CDS encoding SDR family oxidoreductase encodes MKILVLGATGMAGHVISIYFKELGHEVTAFSRREFPYCNHNFVGDITNFPFLKSVIVNGNYDAVINAIGILNKDAEDNKASAVLVNSYLPHYLCEITKNMKTKVVHMSTDCVFSGKEGGYIETSLRDGETFYDRSKALGEVENNKDLTFRNSIIGPDMNEEGIGLFNWFMKQDGQVNGFTKAIWTGVTTLTLAKAMNKALEENLTGLYNLVNNSSINKYMLLNLFNKYMKNNELEILPTNNLVLDKSLTNTRNDFSFEVPSYEHMVVEIKEWIQKNKELYPHYF; translated from the coding sequence ATGAAAATACTAGTACTTGGTGCTACTGGTATGGCAGGACATGTAATCTCTATATATTTTAAAGAACTAGGTCACGAGGTCACAGCATTTAGTAGAAGAGAGTTTCCATATTGTAATCATAATTTTGTTGGTGATATTACAAACTTCCCATTTTTAAAAAGTGTAATAGTAAACGGAAACTATGATGCAGTAATAAATGCGATTGGAATTTTAAATAAGGATGCAGAAGATAATAAAGCATCTGCCGTATTAGTAAATAGTTATTTACCACATTATTTATGTGAAATTACAAAAAATATGAAAACAAAAGTGGTCCATATGAGCACGGATTGTGTATTTTCAGGTAAGGAAGGTGGATATATAGAAACTTCATTGAGAGATGGTGAGACTTTCTATGATAGGTCAAAAGCTTTGGGGGAAGTTGAGAATAACAAAGATTTAACTTTTAGAAATTCTATCATCGGCCCAGACATGAATGAAGAAGGAATAGGGCTATTTAATTGGTTTATGAAACAAGATGGACAAGTTAATGGTTTTACCAAAGCCATTTGGACTGGGGTTACGACACTAACCTTAGCAAAAGCAATGAATAAAGCGCTAGAAGAAAATCTAACAGGGCTATATAATCTGGTGAATAATTCTAGCATTAACAAGTATATGTTATTAAACTTGTTTAACAAATATATGAAAAACAATGAATTAGAAATTTTACCAACGAATAATTTAGTTCTTGATAAATCCCTAACTAATACTAGGAATGATTTTAGTTTTGAGGTCCCTAGTTATGAACACATGGTGGTAGAAATAAAAGAGTGGATACAAAAAAATAAAGAGTTATATCCGCATTATTTTTAA
- a CDS encoding glycosyltransferase family 2 protein: MEVSIIVPFYNNVDWLYEAINSIEEKEDLHFEILIIDDGSKEKIDIKSMSKHKDRIRYLRQPNQGPGKARNYGIDEARGEYIAFLDSDDLYTKDKLLIQLEFMRKSQLEWSHTSYMKFYPDREDDLVNNENFYGDIFPKCFAFNPIATPTVMVRRTALENPKKRFSEKMRYGQDGFLWCQLASFYQVGIIKEPLSKVRMRGGNATMKAKNHLYVKSNMYKYILEEKKYFGGSKIPLFIKIIFYLSHVSYTIVDGILAKVIKNQGLEYISRLLYAPQYLMLKLYSKF; this comes from the coding sequence ATGGAAGTCAGTATAATTGTTCCATTCTATAATAATGTAGATTGGTTATACGAAGCAATAAATAGTATAGAAGAAAAAGAGGATTTACATTTTGAAATCTTAATTATAGATGATGGTTCAAAAGAAAAGATAGACATTAAAAGTATGTCTAAGCATAAGGACAGAATTAGGTATTTGAGACAACCTAATCAAGGACCCGGAAAGGCTAGAAATTATGGTATTGATGAAGCAAGGGGAGAATATATTGCTTTTTTAGATTCTGATGATTTATATACGAAAGACAAGCTCTTGATACAATTAGAATTTATGCGGAAGAGTCAACTAGAATGGTCACATACTTCTTATATGAAATTTTACCCAGATCGCGAAGATGACCTTGTGAATAATGAAAACTTTTATGGTGATATATTTCCTAAATGTTTTGCCTTCAATCCAATTGCTACACCTACTGTGATGGTTAGAAGAACTGCGCTAGAGAACCCTAAAAAACGTTTTTCGGAGAAAATGCGTTATGGACAGGATGGTTTTTTATGGTGTCAACTAGCTTCTTTCTATCAAGTTGGTATTATAAAAGAACCATTATCGAAAGTTAGAATGCGTGGTGGAAATGCAACAATGAAGGCAAAGAATCATTTATATGTAAAGTCCAATATGTACAAATATATACTTGAAGAAAAAAAATATTTCGGCGGTAGTAAAATACCACTTTTTATTAAAATTATATTTTATTTATCTCACGTAAGTTATACCATCGTGGACGGCATTCTTGCAAAAGTTATAAAGAATCAAGGTCTTGAATATATTTCTAGACTTTTATATGCGCCACAATACCTCATGCTGAAGTTGTATTCTAAGTTTTAA
- a CDS encoding polysaccharide biosynthesis protein has translation MFKDSTLLITGGTGSFGNAVMKRFLNTDVKEIRIFSRDEKKQDDMRKVYKDDKLKFYIGDVRDLASVKNAMHGVDYIFHAAALKQVPSCEFFPLEAVKTNIIGTDNVVTGAIEMGVKKVICLSTDKAAYPINAMGISKAMMEKVFVAKANTVDPGRTLICGTRYGNVMASRGSVIPLFIEQIKKGEPLTITDPNMTRFLMSLEEAVELVVFAFENAQAGDIMVQKAPASTIGDLAQALKELFNVDNEIKIIGTRHGEKLYETLLTKEEHIVAEDLEGFYRVPADKRDLNYDKYFVEGNRELQQVDDYNSHNTQRLSIEAIKDKLLNLDYIQEELKRWSDR, from the coding sequence ATGTTTAAAGATAGTACTTTATTAATAACAGGTGGAACAGGTTCTTTTGGTAATGCAGTAATGAAACGCTTCTTAAACACTGATGTTAAAGAGATAAGAATATTTTCAAGAGATGAAAAAAAACAAGATGATATGAGAAAGGTGTATAAAGACGATAAATTAAAGTTTTACATCGGTGATGTACGAGATTTAGCAAGTGTAAAAAATGCTATGCATGGTGTAGATTATATCTTTCATGCAGCGGCATTAAAACAAGTTCCTTCTTGTGAATTTTTCCCACTTGAGGCAGTAAAAACAAACATTATTGGAACCGATAATGTTGTAACAGGAGCAATCGAAATGGGGGTAAAGAAGGTTATTTGTCTATCCACAGATAAGGCAGCTTACCCTATAAATGCAATGGGAATTTCTAAGGCAATGATGGAAAAAGTATTTGTTGCAAAGGCAAATACTGTTGACCCTGGTAGAACACTAATCTGTGGTACAAGATATGGTAATGTAATGGCATCAAGAGGTTCAGTTATTCCGTTGTTTATTGAACAAATAAAAAAGGGTGAACCTTTGACTATTACGGATCCAAATATGACAAGATTTCTTATGAGTCTTGAGGAAGCGGTAGAACTAGTTGTGTTTGCTTTTGAAAATGCTCAAGCAGGAGATATTATGGTTCAAAAAGCTCCTGCTTCTACCATTGGTGATCTTGCACAGGCGTTAAAGGAACTATTTAACGTAGATAATGAAATAAAGATTATTGGAACTCGCCATGGGGAAAAACTATATGAAACCTTACTTACTAAAGAAGAGCATATAGTAGCCGAAGATTTGGAAGGTTTCTATAGAGTACCTGCTGACAAAAGGGACCTTAATTATGATAAGTATTTTGTAGAAGGTAATAGAGAATTGCAACAAGTAGATGATTATAACTCTCATAATACACAGAGATTGAGCATCGAAGCTATTAAAGATAAGCTACTAAATTTAGATTATATTCAAGAAGAGTTAAAGAGATGGAGTGATAGATAG
- a CDS encoding glycosyltransferase, whose amino-acid sequence MRFVFLVGSYYPYFSAIGKCILNIVKEIENEHEIIVVSNMDIAKYPTEEHYGSHRIIRVRTSSMQKRDGIIDKLAKSNSILRKYYQFKLVAERILGAGKIVTSKNSLQEDLICEYVDAMTRIRNIDVIIPTCYPFESVVAAQRYKTKYASKAKIIPFLFDKFSDSPTLHRNNFNKKIKYKRHLRLEEEMIMNSHNVFYVDSWINHMSKVFAKYNNKLIHIEHPLLINYSNGNDTVNINNNYKSVNLIYTGVLDRMVRPPDLVLQALSKAVDVDNKIKVNFYILGNCVKTVESYTKQHPSNIFNHGHVDSEEALKYINKSDILLSIGNTDVSLIPSKIFEYMSCGKPIIHFYTSEDDRVIDMLKKYELALCLKQMKNPNEEYVNEMISFVRKNVGVNISFNDVRGKFFEATPKFIAKKLTDSVNP is encoded by the coding sequence ATGAGGTTCGTTTTTTTAGTGGGTAGTTACTACCCATACTTTTCAGCAATTGGAAAATGTATACTGAACATTGTGAAGGAAATTGAAAATGAACACGAGATAATCGTGGTATCAAATATGGATATAGCTAAGTATCCAACAGAAGAACACTATGGCTCACATCGCATAATTAGAGTTAGAACAAGTAGTATGCAAAAAAGAGATGGAATAATAGATAAGCTCGCGAAAAGTAATTCTATACTTCGAAAATATTACCAGTTTAAATTAGTTGCAGAGAGAATTTTAGGGGCAGGTAAAATTGTGACATCAAAAAATAGTCTCCAAGAGGATTTGATTTGTGAATATGTTGATGCAATGACAAGAATCAGGAATATTGATGTTATTATTCCTACATGTTATCCCTTTGAATCTGTGGTTGCAGCTCAAAGATATAAAACTAAATATGCAAGTAAGGCAAAGATTATTCCGTTCCTGTTTGATAAGTTTAGTGACAGTCCTACTCTCCATCGAAACAACTTTAATAAAAAAATTAAATACAAGAGGCACCTTCGATTAGAGGAGGAAATGATAATGAACTCACATAACGTATTTTATGTGGATTCTTGGATAAATCATATGTCTAAAGTCTTTGCAAAGTATAATAATAAGTTAATTCATATTGAGCATCCATTACTAATTAATTATTCTAACGGGAATGATACTGTTAACATTAATAATAATTATAAATCTGTGAATTTGATATATACTGGTGTGTTGGACAGGATGGTTCGACCACCAGATTTAGTTCTTCAAGCACTCTCTAAAGCAGTAGATGTAGATAACAAAATAAAGGTGAATTTTTATATATTAGGAAATTGTGTAAAAACGGTCGAATCTTATACAAAACAACATCCGAGTAATATCTTTAATCACGGGCATGTAGATAGTGAGGAAGCACTAAAGTATATTAATAAAAGTGATATTTTATTATCTATAGGAAATACAGATGTAAGTTTAATACCAAGTAAAATATTTGAATATATGTCATGTGGAAAACCAATTATTCATTTCTATACATCTGAAGATGATAGAGTTATTGATATGTTAAAGAAGTATGAGCTTGCGTTGTGCTTGAAGCAAATGAAAAATCCGAATGAAGAATATGTAAATGAGATGATCTCTTTTGTGAGAAAAAATGTAGGAGTAAACATTAGCTTTAATGATGTGAGAGGAAAATTCTTTGAGGCTACTCCAAAGTTTATTGCAAAGAAATTAACGGATAGTGTTAATCCTTAA
- a CDS encoding lipopolysaccharide biosynthesis protein produces the protein MNNKAIKFIRNFSYTLGTNFISLVISTLVVLIIPKLFGVEEYGYWQLYIFYSLYVGFLHFGWSDGIYLRYGGEDYKTLDKRLFFSQFTMMIIMQLIIAVVMSIYAIIYIEDSNKGFIVLMVAINLVIMNVLSMLILILQATNRIKEYALITMISRFFYVLLIILFLLIGVREYELIIIADLSGKLIALMFAIYCCRDFTFQKMSNFFFSFYETINNIQVGVKLMFANISSMLVIGVVRFGIERSWDVATFGKVSLLLSISNMVMLFINAVGIVLFPILRRTEKNKLSEIYITIRVLLMVFLMGFMFAYFPLKTGLVYWLPNYSDALMYLALIFPIIIFEGKMALLVNTYLKTFRKENTILKYNVIVLILSIITTIVTTVYIRDLNMAIASIIVLLAIRSFIAEWFLISVLNISILRDSLLEICVTSSFIIVAITLGSNMLIASSIYLLTYLVYLLIKRRDLIISIKRIRLLLTN, from the coding sequence ATGAATAACAAAGCGATAAAATTTATTAGGAATTTTTCCTACACGCTAGGGACTAACTTTATATCGCTAGTCATTTCTACCTTAGTCGTTTTAATTATACCTAAGCTTTTTGGTGTAGAAGAATATGGTTATTGGCAGTTATATATTTTCTATTCTTTATATGTTGGGTTCTTACATTTTGGTTGGAGCGATGGGATTTATTTAAGATATGGGGGAGAAGATTATAAGACGCTTGATAAGCGTTTGTTCTTCTCCCAATTTACCATGATGATAATAATGCAACTTATAATTGCAGTTGTAATGTCTATTTATGCTATTATTTATATTGAAGACAGTAATAAAGGGTTCATTGTTTTAATGGTGGCAATTAATTTAGTGATTATGAATGTGTTATCTATGCTCATACTGATACTGCAAGCTACCAATAGAATTAAAGAATATGCACTCATTACAATGATTAGTAGATTTTTTTATGTGCTTCTCATCATTCTATTTTTGTTAATAGGCGTACGTGAATATGAATTAATAATAATCGCTGATTTATCGGGAAAATTAATTGCTTTGATGTTTGCTATCTATTGTTGTAGAGACTTTACCTTTCAAAAAATGTCCAATTTCTTTTTCAGTTTCTATGAAACAATCAATAACATACAAGTTGGAGTAAAACTTATGTTTGCAAATATATCCAGCATGCTTGTTATTGGTGTAGTTAGATTTGGCATTGAAAGGTCTTGGGATGTTGCCACTTTTGGTAAAGTATCTTTATTATTAAGTATATCAAATATGGTTATGCTTTTTATCAATGCAGTAGGTATTGTATTATTTCCCATTTTAAGAAGAACCGAAAAAAACAAGTTATCTGAAATATATATCACAATTAGAGTTTTATTAATGGTTTTTTTAATGGGTTTTATGTTTGCTTACTTCCCATTGAAAACAGGTTTGGTATATTGGCTACCAAATTATTCAGACGCATTAATGTATCTTGCGTTAATATTCCCTATTATTATCTTTGAGGGGAAGATGGCATTATTAGTAAACACTTACTTAAAAACTTTTAGAAAGGAAAACACAATTCTAAAGTATAATGTGATTGTACTTATTTTAAGTATTATTACAACTATTGTTACAACGGTATATATTAGAGATTTAAACATGGCTATTGCTTCAATTATAGTTTTATTAGCGATTCGAAGTTTTATAGCAGAGTGGTTTTTAATAAGTGTACTTAATATATCTATATTAAGGGATAGTTTGCTTGAGATTTGCGTAACATCCAGCTTTATTATAGTTGCAATAACATTAGGTTCTAATATGTTAATAGCAAGTAGCATCTATTTATTGACTTACTTAGTGTATTTACTTATAAAGAGAAGAGACTTGATAATTTCAATAAAACGTATCAGATTATTATTAACAAACTAA
- a CDS encoding sugar phosphate nucleotidyltransferase encodes MLGDDIVENDKPCLEQMMEMYERYNTTILGVQEVPQDEVHKYGIASGTFIDDRVYKVSDLVEKPSLEEAPSNLAIMGRYVINPAIFDILEHTQPGRRRNSTYRCLDGTCPKRSHLCL; translated from the coding sequence ATGCTTGGGGATGACATCGTTGAAAACGATAAGCCATGTCTTGAACAAATGATGGAAATGTATGAACGATACAATACGACAATTCTAGGAGTGCAAGAAGTACCTCAAGATGAAGTTCATAAGTACGGAATCGCTAGTGGAACGTTCATTGACGATAGAGTCTATAAAGTAAGTGATTTAGTAGAAAAGCCATCTCTCGAAGAAGCACCGTCTAATCTAGCCATCATGGGAAGATACGTCATTAACCCAGCTATCTTTGATATTCTAGAACATACACAACCAGGAAGGCGGAGAAATTCAACTTACAGATGTCTTGATGGAACTTGCCCAAAAAGAAGTCATTTATGCTTATAA